The stretch of DNA CAGTGAATCCGCCCCCACAGCGCCGAGCCGAGCCTTCTGACCGAGCGGTCGTTCGACGTGAGCGCCACCGGAATCAGCGCCAGCAGGCTGATCGCCCCTAGAATGATGTAGGGCCGCTTGGTCAGATCCTCGCCGATCTGCGCCCAGTTCAGACGCAGGTCCAGGAACAGGTACACGGCGAAATGCATCACAACGTAGAAGAAGGCGAGAAGCCCGATCATGCGCCGGAACCGGATCAGGTTGACCCGCGCCACCCACAGGATCGGGCTGACACACAGGCTTGCGACCAGCAGCTGGAGCGCGATCTTGCCCAGCTCGTGTTCCAGCGCCTTGACCGGCTCTGGTCCCAGCCCCCCGGTGAGGCCCAGGTACCAAAGCCATGCTGCCGGGATCACGCCCAGGACATAGCCCGGCCAGGTCGGAACCCGGCGCAGGCTGCCATTGATCCGCTGCGCGAGGGTCATCAGTAGAACTTCGACAGATCCATGCCGGCGTAAAGCCCGGCCACCTCGTCGGCATAGCCGTTGAACATCTCGGTATCGCGGCGCGCGGCGAACAGCCCGCCGCCCACAACGCGCTCTGTCGCCTGGGACCAGCGCGGGTGGCTCACCTCCGGGTTCACGTTGGAATAGAAGCCGTACTCGTTGGGCGCCTGGAGGTTCCAGGTCGCCGGCGGCTCGTCCTCTGTCAGGGTGATCCGCACGATCGACTTGATCGACTTGAAACCGTATTTCCACGGCACGACCAGTCGCAGGGGGGCGCCGTTCTGGTTCGGCAACTCCTCTCCGTAAAGGCCGTTCGCCAGGATCGTCAGCGGGTGCATCGCCTCGTCAAGACGCAGCCCCTCGACATAGGGCCAGTCGAGCG from Halovulum dunhuangense encodes:
- the msrQ gene encoding protein-methionine-sulfoxide reductase heme-binding subunit MsrQ; the protein is MTLAQRINGSLRRVPTWPGYVLGVIPAAWLWYLGLTGGLGPEPVKALEHELGKIALQLLVASLCVSPILWVARVNLIRFRRMIGLLAFFYVVMHFAVYLFLDLRLNWAQIGEDLTKRPYIILGAISLLALIPVALTSNDRSVRRLGSALWGRIHWLVYPASIGAAAHYLWLVKAWPLEPILYLAIMVGLVAWRPLRKAARTRQRQVA